A DNA window from Rubrobacter calidifluminis contains the following coding sequences:
- the ccmA gene encoding heme ABC exporter ATP-binding protein CcmA: MLTVRNLSKSFGSRELWSGVSFEVARGQMLALTGPSGAGKSTLLNCIGLLEKADGGEILVEGTDITRFGRRAQRLFRRDTLGYLFQNYALIENATVKENLDAAIASGSARRKRRQYAEALERVGLSGREEEPIYQLSGGEQQRVALARLIVKRATLILADEPTGALDEKNERMVMQILKDLADEGACVVVTTHRRSVREECDSVLQVGK; this comes from the coding sequence ATGCTTACTGTAAGGAACCTCTCGAAGTCTTTTGGGAGCAGAGAGCTCTGGTCGGGCGTGAGCTTCGAGGTCGCAAGGGGCCAGATGCTCGCCCTCACCGGGCCGAGCGGGGCCGGCAAGAGCACACTGCTCAACTGCATCGGGCTTCTGGAGAAGGCCGACGGAGGTGAGATCCTCGTCGAAGGCACGGACATCACCCGCTTCGGCAGAAGGGCGCAGAGGCTCTTCCGGCGCGACACGCTCGGGTATCTCTTCCAGAACTACGCCCTTATCGAAAACGCGACGGTAAAGGAGAACCTCGACGCCGCCATAGCCTCCGGCTCTGCGCGGAGAAAACGCCGCCAGTACGCCGAGGCCCTGGAGAGAGTCGGGCTCTCGGGGAGGGAGGAAGAACCTATCTACCAGCTCAGCGGAGGAGAACAGCAACGCGTCGCTCTCGCTCGCCTGATCGTAAAGCGGGCTACGCTCATACTCGCCGACGAGCCGACGGGGGCCCTGGATGAGAAGAACGAGCGGATGGTCATGCAGATCCTGAAGGACCTGGCCGATGAGGGAGCATGCGTCGTCGTCACCACCCATCGCCGGAGCGTCCGCGAAGAGTGCGATTCCGTCCTTCAGGTCGGGAAATAA
- a CDS encoding M20 family metallopeptidase: MIPALYRRGALLTVELRSTEVFALTKTLVRYRSYSPAGAQSVMEFIGGWFEARGFEPMRYPGAGPDGGLTSLAVRIGSGSPHILLHGHADVVPAEERQFEPYEKGGELHGRGTYDMKGALAAMMYALEDLNDLGCPATVDLLVVPDEEKDYGGPSGAEILIENGHVGDFIITGEPTDFRIGTQAKGVLDLRITLFGKSAHGSRPWLGKNAVLLAAEHYRRVTGLPFTRERSELFPYPSINLARIIGGDVINRVPDRCTYDLDIRYLPEQDTQEIVRQIRSIDLPARVEVLFSREPTYVSRRNPFVRALREVVTRHYRANPVSVGRHGASDIVYFQRAGVPGVEFGPIGGGHHGPNEYVVSSSLETYRQMLVQFVQIVGKNGHAVR; the protein is encoded by the coding sequence ATGATCCCGGCCCTGTACCGGAGAGGTGCGCTCCTGACGGTTGAGCTGAGAAGTACCGAGGTCTTCGCGCTGACGAAGACGCTCGTGCGGTACCGCTCCTACTCACCCGCGGGAGCCCAGTCGGTCATGGAGTTCATCGGGGGCTGGTTCGAGGCGCGGGGGTTCGAACCGATGCGGTACCCGGGGGCCGGGCCGGACGGCGGGTTGACTTCTCTGGCCGTGCGGATAGGCTCTGGGAGCCCCCACATCCTGCTGCACGGGCATGCGGACGTGGTCCCGGCCGAGGAGAGGCAGTTCGAGCCCTACGAGAAGGGTGGCGAGCTGCACGGACGGGGCACCTACGACATGAAGGGTGCTCTGGCCGCGATGATGTACGCCCTCGAGGACCTGAACGATCTGGGGTGCCCCGCGACTGTCGACCTCCTGGTGGTGCCCGACGAAGAAAAGGACTACGGCGGACCGAGCGGGGCGGAGATCCTGATCGAGAACGGACACGTAGGGGACTTCATCATCACCGGAGAGCCGACGGACTTCCGGATCGGGACGCAGGCCAAAGGGGTTCTGGACCTCAGGATAACTCTCTTCGGCAAGAGCGCGCACGGCTCCAGGCCCTGGCTCGGCAAGAACGCGGTGCTGCTCGCCGCCGAACACTACCGCAGGGTGACCGGGCTGCCTTTCACCAGAGAGCGCAGCGAGCTCTTCCCCTACCCGAGTATAAATCTCGCCAGGATCATAGGCGGAGACGTGATAAACCGCGTCCCCGACCGATGCACCTACGACCTCGATATCCGCTACCTCCCCGAGCAGGACACGCAGGAGATCGTACGCCAGATCCGCTCGATAGATCTCCCCGCCCGGGTCGAGGTACTCTTCTCGCGCGAGCCCACCTACGTGTCTCGCCGCAACCCCTTCGTGCGCGCCCTGCGCGAGGTCGTCACCCGCCACTACCGGGCCAACCCGGTCAGCGTCGGACGACACGGCGCTTCGGATATCGTGTACTTCCAGCGCGCCGGTGTCCCCGGCGTCGAGTTCGGCCCGATTGGAGGCGGTCACCACGGTCCAAACGAGTACGTCGTCTCCAGCTCTCTGGAGACCTACCGCCAGATGCTCGTCCAGTTCGTTCAGATCGTCGGCAAGAACGGGCACGCAGTCCGCTAG
- the atpC gene encoding ATP synthase F1 subunit epsilon: MTQEQRSEESRQLYCRVITPERIVFDESADLVITRIADGDIGVMANHAPTISTVEIGEVRIRQGEEVKVFAVSDGFFKMSENLVQILVEEAVRPEDIDVEAAEHRIEEASRSLESLDRERPGWERIEREMERRRKVGENLVLVARRHGQQQ; this comes from the coding sequence GTGACGCAGGAGCAGCGCAGCGAGGAGAGCCGGCAGCTCTACTGCCGGGTCATAACCCCCGAGAGGATCGTCTTCGACGAGTCGGCCGACCTCGTCATAACCCGCATCGCCGACGGCGACATCGGTGTCATGGCCAACCATGCCCCGACGATCTCGACGGTCGAGATCGGGGAGGTGCGCATAAGGCAGGGAGAGGAGGTCAAGGTCTTCGCCGTCTCCGACGGGTTCTTCAAGATGTCTGAGAACCTGGTGCAGATACTGGTCGAGGAGGCGGTGCGGCCCGAGGACATAGACGTAGAGGCCGCGGAGCACAGGATCGAGGAGGCCAGCAGATCTCTGGAGAGCCTGGACCGCGAACGGCCGGGCTGGGAGAGGATCGAGCGGGAGATGGAGCGCCGCCGGAAGGTGGGGGAGAACCTGGTGCTGGTGGCGCGCCGACACGGACAGCAACAGTAG
- the murA gene encoding UDP-N-acetylglucosamine 1-carboxyvinyltransferase, whose translation MERFVVEGGGGLYGEVEVSGAKNLALKLMAASLLAAGRTVLHNVPHIRDVETMRAVLDELGAPSEFYGSTLEIYGGSITSYTAPYELVRQMRASLVVLGPLVSRFGQAEVSAPGGCNLGLRKFNFHLDGLKTLGAEVELDHGFIKASAPHGLRGAEVFFDYPSVTATENIMMAAVLASGTTIVENGAREPEVVELARFLNAMGARIRGAGTGRIVIEGVEELHPVEFTVMPDRIESGTFIMAAAAAGGDVNVKNAVPEHLKMELEKLREMGAELDFEPGKPGVRVRVGDPAELSSVDISTLPFPGFATDHQAQMMVLLTQVSGVGIITENIFENRFQVAEELNRMGAAIDLFGGHRALVRGPRQLSGTVVQAPELRGGAALVMAGLVASGTTVVEGAHHILRGYERFEEKLSCLGASVSFETVDTPAIR comes from the coding sequence TTGGAGAGGTTCGTGGTCGAGGGTGGTGGCGGGCTTTACGGTGAGGTCGAGGTCTCCGGTGCCAAGAACCTGGCGCTGAAGCTGATGGCGGCCTCGCTGCTCGCCGCCGGTCGAACGGTACTGCACAACGTTCCGCACATAAGGGACGTGGAGACGATGCGCGCCGTGCTCGACGAGCTCGGCGCACCTTCCGAGTTCTACGGTAGCACGCTGGAGATATACGGGGGGAGCATAACCTCCTACACCGCCCCGTACGAACTGGTACGCCAGATGAGGGCGAGCCTGGTCGTGCTGGGGCCGCTGGTGAGCCGCTTCGGGCAGGCTGAGGTCTCCGCCCCGGGCGGGTGCAACCTGGGGCTGAGGAAGTTCAACTTCCACCTCGACGGGCTCAAGACGCTCGGTGCTGAGGTTGAGCTGGATCACGGCTTCATCAAGGCCTCGGCTCCCCACGGGCTGCGGGGGGCGGAGGTCTTCTTCGACTACCCGAGCGTCACGGCGACCGAGAACATCATGATGGCGGCGGTTCTGGCCTCCGGGACGACGATAGTGGAGAACGGGGCGCGCGAGCCGGAGGTCGTGGAGCTGGCACGCTTCCTGAACGCGATGGGGGCGCGTATCAGGGGGGCCGGAACCGGCCGTATAGTCATAGAGGGCGTTGAGGAGCTCCATCCGGTCGAGTTCACCGTGATGCCCGACAGGATAGAGTCGGGGACCTTCATCATGGCCGCGGCCGCCGCCGGCGGCGACGTGAACGTGAAAAACGCCGTTCCGGAACACCTCAAGATGGAGCTCGAGAAGCTGCGCGAGATGGGTGCGGAGCTCGATTTCGAGCCGGGGAAGCCCGGCGTGCGGGTGCGGGTCGGGGACCCGGCCGAACTCTCGAGCGTGGACATCTCGACGCTGCCCTTCCCCGGGTTCGCGACCGATCATCAGGCGCAGATGATGGTGCTCCTCACCCAGGTGAGCGGGGTCGGCATCATAACGGAGAATATCTTCGAGAACCGCTTCCAGGTGGCGGAGGAGCTCAACCGCATGGGGGCAGCGATAGACCTCTTCGGGGGGCACCGGGCCCTGGTGCGGGGTCCCAGGCAACTTTCGGGGACGGTGGTGCAGGCTCCGGAGCTGCGCGGCGGGGCCGCGCTGGTGATGGCGGGGCTCGTGGCGAGCGGGACGACCGTGGTCGAGGGGGCGCACCACATCCTCCGCGGCTACGAGAGGTTCGAGGAGAAACTCTCCTGTTTGGGAGCCAGCGTTTCGTTCGAGACCGTCGATACGCCGGCGATACGCTAG
- the atpD gene encoding F0F1 ATP synthase subunit beta, producing the protein MTEDGKNTLEREKREQSRNGADGHVEGGVGRVVEVKGPVVDVRFPPDEIPEIYNALTLEMDTGEGEKTTLTLEVQQLLGDDVARTVAMGPTDGLKRGVEVRDTGRPVAVPVGKAVLGRVLNVLGEPVDEGGPIDGAEDRWPIHRPAPRFEDLSTQAEQFVTGIKVVDLLCPVRRGGKVGLFGGAGVGKTVLIQELIHNIAYQYEGTSVFAGVGERTREGNDLYLEMQEAGVLGNTALVFGQMNEPPGARFRVGLTGVTLSEYFRDELGQDVLFFLDNIFRFAQAGNEVSTLMGRMPSEVGYQPTLGTEMGALQERITSTKKGAITSFQAVYVPADDYTDPAPFTVFAHLDSTVELTRSLTEQGIYPAVDPLTSTSTILDPAVVGEEHYQVAQQVKSILQRYKELQDIIAILGIDELSEEDKVIVGRARRLQRFLSQPMFVAEQFTGQEGKFVELEENVQSFKEVVEGKHDDLPEQAFYMVGGIDEAIEKARKISGEEREKEGEAA; encoded by the coding sequence ATGACCGAGGACGGCAAGAATACCCTCGAGAGGGAGAAGCGTGAGCAGAGCCGCAACGGCGCCGACGGGCACGTGGAAGGCGGCGTCGGTCGGGTCGTAGAGGTGAAGGGGCCGGTGGTGGACGTGAGGTTCCCGCCGGATGAGATCCCCGAGATATACAACGCCCTCACGCTGGAGATGGACACCGGAGAGGGTGAGAAGACCACGTTGACGCTGGAGGTACAGCAGCTCCTCGGCGACGACGTGGCGCGTACGGTGGCGATGGGCCCCACCGACGGCCTGAAGCGCGGCGTGGAGGTCAGGGACACGGGTCGTCCGGTCGCGGTACCGGTGGGCAAGGCCGTCCTGGGCCGGGTGCTCAACGTGCTCGGTGAGCCGGTAGACGAAGGAGGACCCATCGATGGTGCCGAGGATCGCTGGCCGATACACCGGCCCGCTCCGCGCTTCGAGGATCTCTCCACCCAGGCCGAGCAGTTCGTCACCGGCATCAAGGTCGTCGACCTCCTGTGCCCGGTGAGGCGCGGCGGGAAGGTCGGGCTCTTCGGCGGGGCCGGGGTCGGGAAGACGGTTCTGATCCAGGAGCTCATCCACAACATCGCCTACCAGTACGAGGGGACGAGCGTCTTCGCCGGTGTCGGGGAGCGCACCCGTGAGGGCAACGACCTCTACCTGGAGATGCAGGAGGCCGGTGTTCTCGGGAACACCGCGCTCGTCTTCGGCCAGATGAACGAGCCGCCCGGCGCGCGCTTCAGGGTCGGGCTCACCGGCGTCACGCTCTCGGAGTACTTCCGGGACGAACTCGGGCAGGACGTCCTCTTCTTCCTGGACAACATCTTCCGTTTCGCGCAGGCGGGCAACGAGGTCTCCACGCTCATGGGCCGTATGCCCTCCGAGGTCGGCTACCAGCCCACCCTCGGAACGGAGATGGGGGCCCTGCAGGAGAGGATCACCTCGACCAAGAAGGGTGCGATAACCAGCTTCCAGGCGGTCTACGTCCCGGCCGACGACTACACCGACCCCGCCCCCTTCACGGTCTTCGCCCACCTCGACTCCACGGTCGAGCTCACCAGGAGTCTCACCGAGCAGGGGATCTACCCGGCAGTCGACCCGCTGACCTCGACCTCGACCATCCTCGACCCGGCGGTGGTAGGCGAGGAGCACTACCAGGTGGCGCAGCAGGTGAAGAGCATCCTGCAGCGTTACAAGGAGCTGCAGGACATCATCGCGATCCTGGGTATCGACGAGCTCTCCGAGGAAGACAAGGTGATCGTGGGGCGGGCCCGGAGGCTGCAGCGGTTCCTCTCGCAGCCGATGTTCGTCGCCGAGCAGTTCACCGGCCAGGAGGGCAAGTTCGTGGAGCTCGAGGAGAACGTGCAGAGCTTCAAGGAGGTCGTCGAGGGCAAGCACGACGACCTCCCCGAGCAGGCCTTCTACATGGTCGGCGGGATCGACGAGGCGATCGAGAAGGCCAGGAAGATAAGCGGCGAGGAGCGGGAGAAAGAGGGCGAGGCGGCCTAG